TTACTCGCTCTACGCTCTCAACGACCAACCTTCCATCGAGAGCTTCCGAGTCCTCCCCTCGCTCTGCCACCCCCACAGGTCCAGAAGATGATCGAGGTGAATCAGGCGAGGGCAACAATGGTGCCCCCGCTGCGGGGAATTCATCTTTCAAAAGCAAGAGCCCTAGCGCTCTACACTCCAGTCGGGATACCTTGAATCGGCGCGGGAATAGATTTAGTCTCATGAGACTGCGTCATGCTTCTGATCCTCAATTATCCAAAACATACGCCAAAGGGGAAACTCAGACTCCACCAGTGCCCGAAATACCTCCGCGTAAGTGAAAAGTGGCTCGGTTTGGCTTGCTGCTTCCTGCAAATTGCTAATGTTGTTGTTTTCGTTTATGCTACAGCTCCTACTATAATTACTACCGCGCCTACAAGTCATGAATTGGACCAACCCGTAAAGCGAAAGGGAAAGTTCACTTTTCTTCCGGACCTTAGAAAGTTGTCTATGGACGAACTGCCGGAGCAGCAAGCTGCCCCAAATGGCAAGGCAAAACAATCTCAAGATTCGGCGGGATCGCAGAGTGCGGATACGGCGTTGGCAACCTCGAGTAACAGCACCGAAGGGCCGGGACGCCTTTCAACAACGTCGATTCGGAGTAGTGGTGGTCGCGATCGACCTCCCAATTCACATCGTTCCTCGGTAGCGGATGTTCGGTTCTCTGAATCTTCTCGCTCCGATCAAAGTGCCGGTAATGGTATTTCTCGAACGAACTCCCCTATCGGAGGCACAACTTCTAGCCATAAGCGATTTCGCATGCCCCGCCTGAAAAGAAACCGTGTTCAATTCCCATTACCACCAAAACCCACTGAATCGCAGTCGGGTGACACACATGCACCGGGCTTAACCCAGTTTCGGTCCGTTCCTGACGGGCCAACTCGAGGCTCCGACGCCTCAGATGGACAAGATCACATTTCCCCGTTGCCGTCTCCCTCACGGTCATCTGCAGGTTTATCAAACCCACGTCCGACTATATCTCGAAAGGATTCATCCAACTCCGCCCATTCAACCCATTCTACACCGTCGGCCCGTGGTCCGTTTAAGAGCAGAACCAGGTCCTCGACATTGGATTCGGTCACCAACATGCGCGACGCCGACCAACAACCGTCTCCGAACCAACCCTCATCTGGGAGAACCTCATTTTCGACCACCGGCCGCAAAAGTTTTGGTGATATTTTCGGTATTTCACAACGGTTAAGGCAAAATTCGGAGCCTGGTTATATTCGAAACAACGGGTCACCTAGTGGCACGAAAGGCGCGTCAACACCACTTGCGAAAGTCCAGTCTTATccaaagagagaagaaggtgacACTCCCGCAACATACCTCTCACGGCTCGAGGAGAACATTCCAAAGAGTGCGATTGCGGGAGTCCTTTCCCAATCTGGCGAGGAGTTTTATAAAACCGCCTTGCGAAAGTTCATGCGGGGGTTTGCTTTCTTTGGCGACCCTATCGACATGTCCATTAGAAAACTACTAATGGAAGTGGAGCTACCGAAGGAGACGCAGCAGATCGATCGTTTCCTCCAGAGCTTCGCAGACCGATATCATGAGTGTAACCCGGGAATCTTCGCGTCTACAGGTAGTCCCTCTTTACACCCTTTTATCGATGGTTGTATATTGACTTGCATTAACTCGCTATCTAGATCAAGCATACTTTATTGCTTTCTCCATTCTCATCCTGCACACAGATGTGTTTAATAAGAACAACAAGCGCAAGATGCAGAAGGGAGATTATGTCAAGAATACACGCGGCGAAGGTGTAGCGGAGGATGTCTTGGAATGCTTTTACGAGAATATCTCTTACACGCCTTTCATTCGCATCGAGGATTCCAACCACAGTACCCGTCACTTAGCGAAACCCAAGAAAGCCTTGTTTCGGGTTCCAAGCGCCGAGAATTTGTCACGCGTGGCCAGAGAACCTGTTGACCCCTACGCGCTAATTATGGATGGAAAACTTGACACTCTGCGACCAAGTTTTAGGGATGTCATGAACATAGAAGACCCATACCACTGCAACCCAACCACAGGCCCACCAGACATGGACAGTTTGCACCGGGCCTTTGCCCAGTCATCTATCCTGCAGATTGTCTCCGCACGATCGCGACCCGATGCTTTCATGCCAGCTAGCATGGAAAATCCTGCCGATTCCAACCCCGGACTGGTCGATATCAAGGTGGCCAAGGTCGGATTGCTCTGGCGCAAAGACCCGAAAAAGAAACGGGCACGATCTCCGTGGCAGGAATGGGGTGCCTTACTGACCTTGTCCCACTTGTATTTCTTTAAGGACGTGAATTGGGTAAAGTCCTTAATGGCTCAGTGTGATACCCATCGGAGAGAAGGACGTCGCCGAGGCGTGGTGTTCAGACCTCCGCTGACCGATTTCAACCCCGTTGGGATGATGTCTACGGACAATGCGGTGGCTCTCCTTGACACCAGCTATAAGAAACATAAGCACGCCTTTGTATTTGTCCGCCGGAACTCCCTTGAGGAAGTCTTTTTGACCAACAATGAGGCGGACATGAATGACTGGCTGGCAAAACTCAATTATGCAGCAGCGTTCCGAACAACGGGAGTTGGGACTAAAAGCATGGCCGTCACGAAGTACGATGCCCAACGGAATCGGATGAGTCGTCGGGCCTCCTTCAAGTCTGATACATCGCGGATGTCCATGGATAAAGACCCAGCCTGTGAAAGCACCGAAAGCGATGAGTTGATGATGGCTCGCAACCGATTGATTCAACAGAAAATTAAGGAGGCCAATGAATCTCTATTCACCACCCAAAAGCAGCTAGACGAAATTCTGAGGAACGCTAGGCATCTACAAGTGCTGACTCCTGTCCACTCGCGAGCAAGAGAGCAATTGATTATGGCTGCCGGCCGTATGGCAGCGAAGCTCAAGTGGGTGAGGCAGGATATCTGGCGTACCAAAAGCCGCCGAGAGGTGCTAGTCCGCGATTTGGATATAGAGAATGAACAACCGCAAACATCGCCCGAATCGCATAGTCTCCGGTTGCAAATACCAAAATCTAACTCCTCTCTGTCTGAATCGGCTGCAGGAGACCTCAACGGGGACAAGCAGGTGTCGCCAATGACTGCCAAGTCCCCCAGCATACCCCCCGAGAAACCACCATCCGTCAACCAAATATCATCCCCGACGTCTAGCCTGGGTGGCGTACGTCGGCCTAGCCTTGCTACTTCTGTGACTTCACCTGACCTCTTGTTACGTGCGGGCAGAGCACCGTCAATTGATAACGTTCAAGAGCGAACGAAATCAgcttctccccatccagcaaGCTTGGAGCGTGACCCTTCGGTGCTCAGTTCTGGCAGCAAAGTGGATGCTGCGAGTCTCGCTTCCAAGACCTCCAAATTGACGCTTCCCGGAAGCTtagatgatggcgaggaacgTCTCCTGCGGGAGGCAGGATTGTTGGATGTGAATAGCTCACCGTCCCGCAAAGGATCCGTTACTGTGGAGAGTGTGGATTCCGAATCAAAGAAGGATGAAGGGCATGATGGATCTCAGGGTGACCGGATGAGTCGAGTTCGCCACAGCTTCCACCGCACATTACGCGATTCATCCAGCGGTCATCATGGGAATTACCCCCGAAGTAAGAAACGAGACTCCACACAAAGCGCTGCAGCGGAAGACGGCCAGAGCACAGGCGAAGGGGCGGGCGGCCTGTCACGTAAGGGGGGCAGCTTCACTGTGCATGGGAAAAAGGCTTCGATTGTAACTTTTGGGTCCGACTGGCAGAACATGCCGCCAGAAGAGCGTCTCAAACTTCGAAAGCCTACTCCGTTGGAAGAACCGCGAGCGTCCGACACAGATCTAGTCAGTGGTGGTGAATCCGTCCGTTCTGGTTTGAGAGCGTCAATGGACCTTCCGGTTCCACCAAGGCTATccgaggagaaggttgaTGATAAACTAGACACGCGCTCAGTACGTTCTGAGAGCGCTATGTCCACAATATCCCAAGAAGCCATTTCACCATCAACCGTCATCCATGAGGGACAGACCCGAGTGTCGAAGGATGGCGTCGATGAACACCAGACGCCAACATTACCGCAGCCCGTACACGCATGAATGTTTTCCTTTCTAGTCGACCATAGTCCATGAATTCTTGTTCTCATGACGACATTTATACCCATTcgtttcctttcttttctttggttACTCGTCAGCGCCTTCTATTATTTTGCATTTGCCTTTCCTCGCCGGAGCCGACTCGGTAGACTGAAGTTGACTGTGGTCTGacattttctcttctttcttctctttccgCTTACTGTTTATTGGTATTTGCATGGTCGAGTGGGCGGGATTATCAATCTTTTTGGGTCGGTATACTATTACAACGGGCTTGTTGGCGGCACTGGCATGCATGGATGGCATATATGGTAAATACAGCATATAGTATGGGCAATTCAAAAGTCACAGTTTAACATATTATGATCATTCATATCATTCTTTCCGTGCTTTACATTGATACATTTTATTTACTCCGGTCTCTCGAGTCCTCAATATCTTCACCTCATTTCGTTCACCATGGTGATCTGGTGGTCATGGGTCTTGGTTGTCGCCGAGAACACAGCTTCACAGTACGTCTCTCTCGTCTCTCCTTTGCTTTCCAGTTCCCCCCAAAACAAGCCTTtatctcttctctttctcttttatCTTCTTGTCTCTGCCTCTCTACCCATAACACACCCACCCCAAAcccatcctcaccaccatccccccTCTCTgaaccacaacaacaacctcgccaaaAGCCCACTCGGCCTCCATCAAAATGGAGAATAACATACCAAGCCACCTCTCAAACCCTTCACTTCCCTCCACATCCTCtatctcctcatcctcacctaGCACCTCACTCGCACCTATCGGTGCcaatcccctcctccaaaccTCACTCCCTATGCACCTCATCGAGACTCTCACTAATGCACTTATGGCACTATCCAGCATCAGTGCTGAAACCTGGACGGCATCTGTGTCGTCTATTGTGTCGAGACTGaatgagaatgggaatgTGAGAGAGTGGGTTGAGCTGCTCCTCTTGATTCTCATGAATGAGTTGTTAGGTTTTCTCGGATCACGTGAGTTCCTTTCACATCATAGCACTGCTGTTTACATTGGCTTCAAAGAAAAAACAAGATGAAGTGACATGGTTTTGGATTCTTTTATGAGAGGATGTGTTTTGCATTTACATAATTGATAGCTGACTACATCTCGCTTTACTGTAGGTATCAGAAGGGCTAGAACAACCGTCCAGACTGAAGCCAAGACTGAGGTTGAACCTGACTCAGTGTCGGAGGCTTCAGAAGAGGAGGCATCATCGGACGATTTAGAGGAGGAGTCTGTTTCTGACCAGAAACAAGAAACTGAACCAAAGCCTGCTCAATCAAAGCCTGCTCTTGAACCGATCTCTGTATCGAAATGGAAGCTTGAGTCCATCCCCGAACATGAGGAGTTGTCTCTGCCCGAGAAAAATCATGTATCGGAAAAGAAATTTGAACAAACGGCTGAGTCTGAGCAGAAATCGGAGCCAACAGAGGGCTCCACCCCTGACCAAACATCTATATCCGTACAGGGAGTTACTGGTGATCAAGATTCTGAACATGGATGGCAGCAACCTATGTCTGATCCAAAAATTGGGGGCTATGAAAAACTTGAACCTGAGCAGAAGATTACGTCTGATGATGAACTTGTGTCTGAAACCAGGAATGAGCCTGATAGCGAGAGCCAAGACAGCATCAACAGCGAAAGCCAGAAAGAAGCTTTAGCCAAACACACTTCAACCGGATgtcagcaccagcaggaaGAACCAAGTGTTCGACAGACCGGCGGCTCAGACGCAGATAATGCTGGCGCAATAAGTCTTCGCCCTCCAGACTTCGTTTCTCACTACTTGCCCTCGCCTCCGTCCCCGACATC
This region of Aspergillus puulaauensis MK2 DNA, chromosome 5, nearly complete sequence genomic DNA includes:
- a CDS encoding Arf family guanine nucleotide exchange factor SYT1 (COG:U;~EggNog:ENOG410PJIX;~InterPro:IPR035999,IPR011993,IPR023394,IPR000904, IPR001849;~PFAM:PF00169,PF01369;~go_function: GO:0005086 - ARF guanyl-nucleotide exchange factor activity [Evidence IEA];~go_process: GO:0032012 - regulation of ARF protein signal transduction [Evidence IEA]), which produces MHWKGFRLGALYDSESKRNLAEPQLQARHSEQLTRSTLSTTNLPSRASESSPRSATPTGPEDDRGESGEGNNGAPAAGNSSFKSKSPSALHSSRDTLNRRGNRFSLMRLRHASDPQLSKTYAKGETQTPPVPEIPPPPTIITTAPTSHELDQPVKRKGKFTFLPDLRKLSMDELPEQQAAPNGKAKQSQDSAGSQSADTALATSSNSTEGPGRLSTTSIRSSGGRDRPPNSHRSSVADVRFSESSRSDQSAGNGISRTNSPIGGTTSSHKRFRMPRLKRNRVQFPLPPKPTESQSGDTHAPGLTQFRSVPDGPTRGSDASDGQDHISPLPSPSRSSAGLSNPRPTISRKDSSNSAHSTHSTPSARGPFKSRTRSSTLDSVTNMRDADQQPSPNQPSSGRTSFSTTGRKSFGDIFGISQRLRQNSEPGYIRNNGSPSGTKGASTPLAKVQSYPKREEGDTPATYLSRLEENIPKSAIAGVLSQSGEEFYKTALRKFMRGFAFFGDPIDMSIRKLLMEVELPKETQQIDRFLQSFADRYHECNPGIFASTDQAYFIAFSILILHTDVFNKNNKRKMQKGDYVKNTRGEGVAEDVLECFYENISYTPFIRIEDSNHSTRHLAKPKKALFRVPSAENLSRVAREPVDPYALIMDGKLDTLRPSFRDVMNIEDPYHCNPTTGPPDMDSLHRAFAQSSILQIVSARSRPDAFMPASMENPADSNPGLVDIKVAKVGLLWRKDPKKKRARSPWQEWGALLTLSHLYFFKDVNWVKSLMAQCDTHRREGRRRGVVFRPPLTDFNPVGMMSTDNAVALLDTSYKKHKHAFVFVRRNSLEEVFLTNNEADMNDWLAKLNYAAAFRTTGVGTKSMAVTKYDAQRNRMSRRASFKSDTSRMSMDKDPACESTESDELMMARNRLIQQKIKEANESLFTTQKQLDEILRNARHLQVLTPVHSRAREQLIMAAGRMAAKLKWVRQDIWRTKSRREVLVRDLDIENEQPQTSPESHSLRLQIPKSNSSLSESAAGDLNGDKQVSPMTAKSPSIPPEKPPSVNQISSPTSSLGGVRRPSLATSVTSPDLLLRAGRAPSIDNVQERTKSASPHPASLERDPSVLSSGSKVDAASLASKTSKLTLPGSLDDGEERLLREAGLLDVNSSPSRKGSVTVESVDSESKKDEGHDGSQGDRMSRVRHSFHRTLRDSSSGHHGNYPRSKKRDSTQSAAAEDGQSTGEGAGGLSRKGGSFTVHGKKASIVTFGSDWQNMPPEERLKLRKPTPLEEPRASDTDLVSGGESVRSGLRASMDLPVPPRLSEEKVDDKLDTRSVRSESAMSTISQEAISPSTVIHEGQTRVSKDGVDEHQTPTLPQPVHA